One genomic segment of Sminthopsis crassicaudata isolate SCR6 chromosome 2, ASM4859323v1, whole genome shotgun sequence includes these proteins:
- the PDIA3 gene encoding protein disulfide-isomerase A3, which produces MAMRRRLALLPGLALLLAAACPAADATSDVLELTDDNFERRVADTGSAGLMLVEFFAPWCGHCKRLAPEYEAAATRLKGIVPLAKVDCTANSNTCNKYGVSGYPTLKIFRNGEESGAYDGPRTADGIVSHLKKQAGPASLPLMSAEDFEKFISDKTASVVGFFGDLLSDSHSEFLKAATNLRENYRFAHTNVDALVRKYDPDGEGITLFRPPHLANKFEENTVQYTEEKITSGKIKKFIQENIFGICPHMTEDNKDLLQGKDLLVAYYDVDYEMNAKGSNYWRNRVMMVAKKFLEAGQKLSFAVASRKTFSHELSEFGLERTFGEVPVVAIKTAKGEKYVMQEEFSRDGKALERFLQNYFDGNLRRYLKSEPIPETNDGPVKIVVAENFDEIVNTDKDVLIEFYAPWCGHCKNLEPKYKELGEKLSKDPNIVIAKMDATANDVPSPYEVRGFPTIYFSPANSKQSPRKYEGGREVSDFINYLQREATNPPVIQEEKSKKKKAEEDL; this is translated from the exons ATGGCCATGCGCCGCCGCCTCGCTCTGCTCCCGGGTCTGGCGCTGCTCCTAGCAGCGGCCTGCCCGGCCGCTGACGCCACCTCCGATGTGCTGGAGCTCACGGACGACAACTTCGAGCGGCGCGTGGCCGATACGGGCAGTGCCGGTCTCATGCTGGTGGAGTTCTTCGCGCCCTG GTGTGGACATTGTAAGAGGCTTGCCCCAGAATATGAAGCTGCAGCAACCAGGCTAAAAGGAATAGTTCCTTTGGCAAAG GTTGACTGTACTGCCAACTCAAATACCTGTAATAAATATGGAGTCAGTGGCTATCCCACcctgaaaatatttagaaatggtGAAGAGTCAGGTGCTTATGATGGCCCTCGGACAGCTG ATGGAATTGTAAGTCATCTGAAGAAGCAGGCGGGACCTGCCTCACTTCCTCTTATGAGTGCAGAAGATTTTGAGAAGTTCATTAGTGACAAAACTGCTTCTGTGGTGG GTTTCTTTGGTGACTTACTCAGTGACTCTCACTCAGAATTCTtaaaagctgctacaaacttGAGAGAAAACTACCGCTTTGCACATACTAATGTCGATGCTCTGGTGAGGAAGTATGATCCTGATGGAGA gggCATCACTTTGTTCCGGCCTCCACATCTGGCGAACAAATTTGAGGAAAACACTGTACAatacacagaggaaaagataacCAGtggcaaaattaaaaaatttattcagGAGAACAT CTTTGGTATTTGCCCTCACATGACGGAAGACAACAAAGACCTACTCCAGGGCAAGGATCTACTCGTGGCTTACTATGATGTGGATTATGAAATGAATGCTAAGGGATCCAACTACTGGAGAAACAG AGTAATGATGGTGGCAAAGAAATTCCTAGAAGCTGGGCAGAAACTCAGCTTTGCTGTGGCTAGTCGTAAAACTTTTAGCCATGAACTTTCTGAATTTGGCTTGGAAAGAACCTTTGGAGAGGTGCCTGTTGTTGCTATCAAAActgcaaaaggagaaaaatatgttaTGCAAGAAGAGTTCTC CCGTGATGGGAAGGCTCTTGAGCGATTCCTGCAGAATTACTTTGATGGCAACCTGAGGAGATACTTAAAGTCTGAACCTATCCCAGAGACTAATGATGGACCTGTGAAG atagTGGTAGCTGAGAACTttgatgaaattgtgaatacCGATAAAGATGTTCTAATAGAATTTTATGCCCCTTGGTGTGGTCACTGCAAAAATCTGGAGCCCAAATACAAAGAGTTGGGAGAAAAG CTCAGCAAAGATCCTAATATTGTCATAGCAAAGATGGATGCAACAGCCAATGATGTGCCTTCTCCATATGAAGTCAGAGG GTTCCCTACCATCTACTTCTCTCCAGCCAATAGTAAGCAGAGTCCACGGAAATATGAA ggTGGCCGTGAAGTTAGTGACTTTATTAACTACCTACAAAGAGAAGCTACAAATCCTCCTGTGATCCAAGAGGAAAAATCCAAAAAGAAGAAGGCAGAGGAAGATCTCTAA